One Mesorhizobium loti genomic window carries:
- a CDS encoding 6-phosphogluconate dehydrogenase has product MQIGMMGLGRMGANMVRRLMRDGHECVVYDINPASVAALVTDGALGAASLTEFVGKLAKPRCVWLMLPAAITGKIMDQVAALMEPGDIVIDGGNSYYHDAVDQAAKLASKGIHLVDVGTSGGVWGLERGYCLMIGGPDVAVQHLDSVFATLAPGADAGAPTPDKAAGTAPFGYLHCGPSGAGHFVKMVHNGIEYGVMAAYAEGMNILKSANAGKRQRTADAETSPLENPQYYQFDIDLPQVAEVWRHGSVIGSWLLDLTAGALKSDPGLAQFGGRVSDSGEGRWTLKAAIDTGVPAPVLSSALFDRFSSQGESEFADKLLSAMRYAFGGHVEKPKAGK; this is encoded by the coding sequence ATGCAGATCGGAATGATGGGACTGGGCCGGATGGGCGCCAACATGGTGCGCCGCCTGATGCGCGACGGCCATGAATGCGTCGTCTACGACATCAACCCCGCAAGCGTCGCGGCCCTGGTGACCGACGGCGCCCTGGGGGCGGCATCCCTGACGGAATTCGTCGGCAAGCTCGCCAAGCCGCGCTGTGTGTGGCTGATGCTGCCGGCGGCGATCACCGGCAAGATCATGGATCAGGTCGCGGCCTTGATGGAGCCTGGCGATATCGTCATCGACGGCGGCAATTCCTACTATCACGACGCCGTCGACCAGGCCGCGAAACTGGCCAGCAAGGGTATCCATCTGGTCGATGTCGGCACCAGCGGTGGTGTCTGGGGCCTGGAGCGCGGCTACTGCCTGATGATCGGCGGTCCCGACGTGGCGGTGCAGCACCTCGATTCGGTCTTCGCCACGCTGGCGCCGGGCGCCGATGCCGGCGCGCCGACCCCGGACAAGGCCGCAGGCACCGCGCCCTTCGGCTATCTGCATTGCGGACCGAGCGGCGCCGGCCACTTCGTCAAGATGGTTCACAACGGCATCGAATATGGCGTCATGGCCGCCTACGCCGAAGGCATGAACATCCTGAAGTCGGCCAATGCCGGCAAGCGGCAGCGCACCGCGGACGCCGAGACCAGCCCGCTGGAGAACCCGCAATACTACCAGTTCGACATCGACCTTCCCCAGGTGGCCGAGGTCTGGCGCCATGGCAGCGTCATTGGCTCCTGGCTGCTCGATCTCACCGCCGGCGCGCTGAAGAGCGATCCGGGCCTGGCGCAGTTTGGCGGCCGGGTCTCGGATTCGGGCGAAGGCCGCTGGACGCTGAAAGCGGCGATCGACACCGGCGTGCCGGCGCCGGTGCTGTCCTCGGCGCTGTTCGACCGTTTCTCCTCGCAAGGCGAATCCGAATTCGCCGACAAGCTGCTGTCCGCCATGCGCTATGCCTTTGGCGGCCATGTCGAGAAGCCGAAGGCCGGCAAGTGA